The Magnetococcales bacterium DNA segment TTTCACGAAGGCCGCCACCTTCTGGACCTGCATCTCCACGATGTAGGTGATGCCACGATGATCCCGACAGCGCACGTCGAGGATGGAGTATTTCATCTCCCGGATCCTGGGAGCGAGAAAGGGATCCAGGATGGTCAACTCGGCGATGCGACGGTCGTCTTCCAGCCGGAGCAGGCTCTCCAGAAAGCTGATCAGGATATCCTTGGCATCCTCGCTGCCGAAGATTTTCTTGAAGGCGAAGTCGATGCGCGGGTCAATGAACTTCATGGCCTACCTCTTGAGTACTGTTTTCCACTCCCACTGCAATGGTACCAGAAAGACTTGCGAAAGCGTAGAAGCAAATAGTGCCAAGGCCTTGATCATCGTTCCGTCCACTGGGTGGTTGCGTAGGTTCGGTTTCCGCCAGTGGGGAATCGTCGTTCCGGTAGCGTTTTCCGAAGCCGGGAACCCTGGAAATATCCCGCCATGAGTGCCACAATCCAGAATAAGGCTTCAACCCTCTGCGTGTGATGTGGCATGCCTGCAACCATTCCTTTTCTGGATCTGCGTGTTTCCGATGCGGCCACCCGGCAGCGTCTGCTGGCCGCCGTGGAGCGGGTGCTGCTGCATGGCCGCATGATCCTGGGGCCGGAGGTGACCGAGCTGGAGGAGAAGATGGCCGGGTTCCTCGGTCGCCGCTTCGCCCTCTCCGTCGGATCGGGTTCCGCCGCCCTCTTTCTGGCCCTGCGCGCCCTCGGCCTCGGGCCGGGGGACGAGGTGA contains these protein-coding regions:
- a CDS encoding Rpn family recombination-promoting nuclease/putative transposase, which gives rise to MKFIDPRIDFAFKKIFGSEDAKDILISFLESLLRLEDDRRIAELTILDPFLAPRIREMKYSILDVRCRDHRGITYIVEMQVQKVAAFVK